In Syngnathus acus chromosome 21, fSynAcu1.2, whole genome shotgun sequence, one genomic interval encodes:
- the rab20 gene encoding ras-related protein Rab-20: MRKPDVKVVLLGDMNVGKTSLLHRYTERKFRDTISTVGGAFFLKQWGPYNVSIWDTAGREQFHGLGSMYCRGADVVILIYDVTNWQSLAELEERFLSLTDTANHNCIYAVVGNKADLTDTKAQLYQEMIDANPTESEEDRSNVLSACPTPPASPVSIPSVTFPKQVTREDALAFYGRILRYKGLDERTSLPAEKMIFETSAKTGYNVDAMFEALFELVLPSMLRKRKEYHRSDTVDLEMCKKGGGKRGRSTCC, from the exons ATGAGGAAGCCAGACGTGAAGGTGGTGCTTCTGGGGGACATGAACGTTGGCAAGACGTCTCTCCTGCACAGGTACACGGAGAGGAAATTTAGAGACACCATCAGCACCGTCGGAGGAGCGTTCTTCCTCAAACAGTGGGGGCCCTACAACGTCTCCATATGGGACACCGCTG GTCGGGAGCAGTTCCATGGTTTGGGCTCCATGTACTGTCGTGGTGCGGACGTTGTCATCCTGATTTACGACGTCACCAACTGGCAGAGTCTGGCCGAGCTTGAGGAGCGCTTCCTGTCCCTGACGGACACCGCCAACCACAACTGTATTTACGCCGTCGTGGGCAACAAGGCCGACCTGACGGACACTAAAGCCCAGCTGTATCAGGAGATGATCGATGCGAATCCAACAGAATCCGAGGAGGACAGATCAAACGTGCTGTCCGCTTGCCCCACGCCGCCCGCCTCGCCCGTGTCCATCCCCAGCGTCACATTCCCCAAGCAGGTCACTCGCGAGGACGCGTTGGCGTTCTACGGGCGGATTCTTCGCTACAAGGGCTTGGACGAGAGGACCAGCCTGCCCGCGGAGAAGATGATCTTCGAGACCAGCGCCAAGACTGGCTACAATGTGGACGCTATGTTCGAGGCACTCTTTGAACTGGTGCTCCCCTCCAtgctgaggaagaggaaggagtACCACAGGTCTGACACCGTGGACTTGGAGATGTGCAAAAAGGGCGGCGGAAAGCGAGGACGATCGACCTGCTGCTAG